In Bacteroidales bacterium, the following are encoded in one genomic region:
- a CDS encoding YDG domain-containing protein yields METIYKPKRLRRAGAVIAALFTILLLSSYVAEAQLQTSLYVDIECYGIVKAKNPGDIEVVDGYFNGPSICDAPLLGENDEIWALKPVASTGYSFVGWATTGYDTPLPYTLGPPPYPLTGNPDPEGFTWAITMAGDKHVKAIFEMNDLPDPGMFMSDGFSIRTIPGTDDDAKGTPLIVPLTATYPTIPDNAYPGVRADALLSTDREGGFSGLRILDISPAPGVVGTIDLGTVAGVYGVYGNDILLSDIFDLVTVPSDFIAPLLEDESGKTINWVFTFDGFMEAETFTVTVSTIAYKDAALEFGDELCETVLASSEFDIEVADVEQTFTPELSPIIECGGPFEFSTTITYPTIYKVDLAGEILANAILKTDKAIPAGATITWTYTQTPGGSFGPAVFTVGVGGIPANTPVYLSNVVVNSVPAGVAPTPLLGHSELDIEWEFSIANLPSGSYNLTVQPIVQLNAVDYPYGEVLSVELINLDITASVNIGPTAISAVTKAPIIVPVTTTLAAPFSADHAGIMLDGRITKTSGNFPSGMVLLGARYGATNPPTNTITIIDGVLGGTSGKKFSQMFGSPLIYPYDLTAISGTTLYWEFDIEGVSAPVTFDMDVELFTYYGTSPICIVGTDNVDITFANASFTATTPNDYVCLNDIIPITVTFDFPAIASIEPTAYDIYTDVVIKNTAHEIPAGTTIDWHYGATASGLFTVGTALPVNTETMLSAIIAGSTSKVGTVPDKLINAVDVAWTFNFVIPGNYDPPTDLTGAANKGDYTLNFKPIVKLFAYPNFVYMTSPDSRNVSFTIGTYALTMAAEPDYAGTTNPEIPGPYNIGCGTLVKVIATPSVLGGYFFDEWTSETDCEEPEGRDIPAYDNFADYEANPTWYRMPPCNAEVTAHFDQEEYEFVIGVAGCGQKVIVWTDGGSTPFELTGNRECADIEPTSGTFLTFTHGETVLLEVIPTTGWTWGEWIFCDPADDGEPLGDPDFTYIGLNDAGHHVYELVFRSDKELKALFRKNLTANIVINNKIYDGTTTATIDQEASTLTGYSTTCPGYDCTVDFDWVGVVANFIDENTTWNGTIYLTKQVNITGLELTGIDDCYYILGATTYDPLTGYGVPGSTATSAAKIFRKCVDVYAKADNKIYDGNTNAVVSKNEPTPYDGVNDGFKGFLAGDNVSGTINPAGTFASKNIGTWNVTYSATLSGTDAPNYVLNCPEGAGYPVIQATISCKWLTLPNIVIADKQFNGQVEATVLSYGALSGLIAGETLVYVTPADPADAEAYFVNPWVEDDKDVEIVNLGLSGAQSGNYCIGDQGDDDADIVAPPYAMFDPSYQLSCDPECEPDIVEVPVERTFTITFNQDVYNYMGQPLPTSGTGLGNFIRLEKYIVAGEPPCHEYIYPDPDNWATVPFWSIRAGRVITVYPGTPENEVRVDLQWNNYYRIVFGDIWAHNNITGDFQRVEYRLDQDDYEFDEEAACAFELSRQIIFKTIPQLISPVVEPSGCEDVEIAYNAPIKITFVNPVKYTNGNMISDQVGEPTHKFEIWASPKYGPEVWKKVMFKATASEYEEALPGYPGTFGPTVITLVPEAFAGNEEYWTHPYNQMLHCYNYYVLFRDGFMDNGAGFIDMTDGGRVASDGPGGGADLVWSWCTTCKFDITVSYSANSGLKFPPSWGAGDINNLFLKEGSATLKNLNVDGSAYGSYGKQLTYKVNMLPYPHVYTFKSNIGQGYHINNWTRNLTTSVYYKSGSGWKYQNTLPGLGWELFTNQNQTPAAPAWPTSHPFIDWTADPAVPFEGYRFNVDYNINTYNIYAKAVPYQDPSTSGVSWTGNTNSWVDYDTKNYTHGSAVMIKAKAMDGYYNTSWSYAPPSSGKQLPASVLATIGPNDVTNYTYDPELPAKPNFVTPKEGFITFDMVGTDPVHGYTYTVEANFAKFYPRIDVTVVPESPDCNYVTYTAQFVQGQDWGIVFAAQNYAVFKYGTPVTLETHECECGWMFDHFEVWDGTMVGSERHYVLFTPTEWMPVESNLDIKAVFVKKPYHITAVTDPNTKGSVLIEGENSDGDFVQLIDAEATAGDYFDFDTPLTLTVYPEPGWECVGFNNDNVYLVEEYIDRSVWSYIVGDNDCEQPYDLVAELALRQYVIKGLPYYNNTQNTTGGKVTGAPAGTGLNKFTNNSTAGTAIGTFEHFQHPTPFTLTATANTYYKLSHWYDVENGVSLGSANPLSLPMVNADRTIRAIFVVDLPTYALTVTHDPEVAGDESVTQNGYTAYEPYAFYKHNQLSGFPSVISVTAIPEIGWEFDYWTSSLFTGKNYSNPYVFNMPNTAVTMVAHYKKIDYELDLVCRTYLRPVDPCNCNIVDYGLLLEDVTPGSDGIYNFGDVVTLKATPIPGFTFVNWMVGTLSDLPGCGELDRDGGNCILTGWQIDPVHAPRPYPQTMTFTYTIPAQWEETVVFYALAVETAFPQYPIYSLTTSDNPDGFGNTWGDGNYPETVVAMVDQEETTPGWGFMHWDVNYTTQAEGVSPLGIYMDENKVAVAHYELIEYELNLVAIGCGSVYAQDWDYMYNIEDDPLPISAEEDCCNYEFVGWFYDYNCNVPVTDATGTPITAPNFGWIPQPYDVTIYGLFEETYFDVEITMARDECESGLLPAGCTAEVISGSGPYALDEVITLLATPGPGYVFDYWANPMCEVLVEDEQFNHTILCEWNDFVAVFDAIPYNVTLTANPTAGGTVAGGGIYYIGDNVTVTATPTVGWVFNGWYQGTTLVSPNLAYSFVMPAANVALEAKFTITTVTLTVTIDGPSSCSVVVKNGATVLTPPYTVNYGTVLTLDPEPNGLFLNWTGDLTGTANPASLTMNGNKTVVAHFAACDPVTNLASTTTAKTAEVTWTTPAGQTAELRYKKAVGGTWTAWAVAASPKTITGLTPGTLYNVEVRTVCGTGIYAEVVAGTFTTKLLGDVNCDGFLTVLDVQILTNYIMGSQAWTQCIGDGGDINGDGQINVLDIVALINIILGQTGKASVMSIPADIYLASDGIMFNSDGTVSGLQFELEGPQVSNLKLTLALAGYELTYSVEGNTLTGMIYNLDNEPIPAGMINLISMAAEGTIEWGNVIGANYGENEVQVTKHGALSDAFSLMAYPNPTRGEINALFNVPANAKVNIRLLDFSGRVISELTDAIYDYGEHLINWTDAQTLTTGLYILQMNAITEDASHQVYRQEVKVVIIK; encoded by the coding sequence ATGGAAACAATTTACAAACCAAAAAGATTGAGACGTGCCGGAGCGGTTATCGCAGCCCTTTTCACGATACTGCTTCTTAGCTCTTATGTTGCCGAGGCTCAGCTTCAAACCAGTCTCTATGTAGACATTGAGTGCTATGGCATCGTTAAAGCCAAGAATCCCGGTGACATTGAGGTTGTCGACGGGTACTTTAACGGGCCCTCGATCTGTGACGCTCCTCTGCTGGGCGAAAACGACGAGATCTGGGCACTGAAACCTGTTGCTTCAACCGGGTATTCTTTTGTCGGTTGGGCAACAACAGGGTATGACACCCCCCTGCCATACACGTTGGGTCCGCCACCTTATCCCCTGACCGGTAACCCCGATCCGGAAGGATTTACGTGGGCCATTACGATGGCAGGCGACAAACACGTCAAAGCAATTTTCGAAATGAATGATCTCCCGGATCCGGGTATGTTTATGTCCGACGGTTTTTCGATCAGGACCATACCGGGAACCGATGATGATGCGAAAGGTACACCTCTCATTGTGCCTTTGACAGCAACTTATCCCACCATCCCTGACAATGCCTATCCGGGTGTCAGGGCAGATGCCTTGTTAAGTACCGACCGCGAAGGCGGTTTCTCCGGTCTGAGAATACTGGATATCTCCCCTGCACCGGGAGTGGTTGGAACCATTGACCTGGGTACTGTAGCAGGTGTATATGGTGTATATGGAAATGATATCCTGCTCAGTGATATTTTTGATCTTGTAACGGTACCAAGCGACTTCATCGCTCCATTGCTTGAAGATGAAAGTGGTAAGACCATCAACTGGGTATTTACATTCGATGGGTTCATGGAAGCGGAAACCTTTACCGTAACCGTTTCTACCATAGCCTATAAGGATGCTGCTCTTGAATTCGGGGATGAATTGTGCGAGACCGTACTTGCATCCAGCGAATTCGATATCGAAGTGGCTGATGTTGAACAAACATTCACACCAGAACTTTCACCGATCATAGAATGTGGTGGTCCGTTCGAATTCTCCACTACCATCACCTATCCCACCATCTATAAGGTTGACCTGGCAGGCGAAATCCTGGCCAACGCCATTCTGAAGACCGACAAGGCCATTCCTGCCGGTGCAACGATCACCTGGACCTACACCCAGACCCCCGGCGGAAGCTTCGGTCCGGCAGTCTTTACAGTTGGTGTCGGAGGTATTCCGGCGAACACGCCTGTTTATTTGTCGAATGTTGTTGTGAACTCAGTTCCTGCCGGAGTGGCGCCAACACCGCTGCTTGGCCATAGTGAACTCGATATTGAATGGGAGTTTTCCATTGCCAACCTGCCATCGGGCAGCTACAACCTGACGGTACAGCCCATTGTTCAGCTGAATGCCGTTGATTATCCCTACGGTGAAGTGCTGAGCGTTGAGCTGATCAACCTGGATATCACTGCAAGTGTGAACATTGGCCCAACCGCGATCAGTGCCGTGACCAAGGCCCCGATCATTGTACCGGTCACCACGACGTTGGCTGCTCCTTTTTCAGCAGACCACGCGGGTATCATGCTCGATGGAAGAATTACCAAAACATCGGGTAACTTCCCATCAGGAATGGTGCTTTTGGGAGCCAGGTATGGTGCAACCAATCCTCCGACCAACACTATCACGATTATCGATGGTGTCCTCGGCGGAACATCCGGTAAGAAGTTCAGCCAGATGTTTGGTAGTCCGTTGATCTACCCGTACGATCTGACTGCAATTTCAGGTACGACTCTTTACTGGGAATTCGATATCGAAGGAGTTTCAGCTCCGGTTACCTTTGACATGGATGTTGAGCTGTTTACCTACTATGGCACCTCGCCCATCTGTATCGTTGGTACCGACAATGTTGACATTACCTTTGCCAATGCATCCTTTACGGCTACAACGCCCAATGACTATGTGTGCCTGAACGATATCATTCCCATAACGGTTACCTTCGATTTCCCGGCCATCGCCAGTATCGAACCCACAGCGTATGATATCTATACGGATGTCGTGATCAAGAATACGGCCCACGAAATTCCGGCCGGAACAACGATTGACTGGCACTATGGCGCCACCGCCAGTGGACTCTTCACGGTGGGAACAGCCCTGCCCGTGAATACGGAAACGATGTTGTCAGCCATCATCGCAGGCTCCACCAGCAAGGTGGGTACGGTACCTGACAAACTGATCAATGCAGTGGATGTTGCCTGGACCTTCAACTTCGTCATCCCCGGCAACTATGATCCGCCAACGGATCTGACCGGCGCAGCGAACAAGGGCGACTATACCCTGAACTTCAAGCCGATCGTCAAGCTGTTCGCGTATCCGAATTTCGTATACATGACCTCTCCTGACAGCAGGAATGTCAGCTTCACCATTGGTACCTATGCACTGACGATGGCGGCGGAACCCGATTATGCCGGAACAACAAATCCGGAAATTCCGGGACCTTACAACATTGGCTGTGGTACCCTGGTAAAAGTAATCGCAACACCTTCGGTGCTCGGTGGCTATTTCTTCGATGAATGGACGAGCGAAACGGACTGCGAAGAACCAGAAGGCCGTGACATACCTGCCTATGATAATTTTGCCGACTATGAAGCCAACCCGACCTGGTACAGGATGCCTCCGTGCAATGCCGAGGTAACCGCCCACTTCGACCAGGAAGAATATGAATTCGTTATCGGAGTTGCAGGTTGCGGACAGAAAGTGATCGTGTGGACCGACGGCGGAAGCACACCGTTCGAATTGACCGGTAACCGCGAGTGCGCCGATATCGAGCCCACCAGCGGCACCTTCCTCACCTTCACCCACGGTGAAACCGTTCTCCTCGAAGTCATCCCCACCACAGGCTGGACCTGGGGCGAATGGATCTTCTGCGATCCGGCTGATGACGGAGAACCCTTGGGGGATCCCGACTTTACCTATATAGGTTTGAACGATGCCGGACATCATGTTTATGAACTGGTGTTCCGCAGCGATAAGGAACTGAAGGCCCTCTTCCGTAAGAACCTTACGGCAAACATCGTCATCAACAACAAGATCTATGACGGAACGACTACTGCAACCATTGACCAGGAAGCCAGTACACTTACCGGTTATTCGACAACCTGCCCTGGCTATGACTGTACGGTTGATTTCGACTGGGTTGGCGTTGTGGCAAACTTTATTGATGAAAATACCACCTGGAACGGAACGATCTATCTCACCAAACAGGTGAACATCACAGGTCTGGAGCTCACAGGTATCGATGATTGCTACTACATCCTTGGCGCTACCACCTATGATCCGTTAACGGGTTATGGTGTTCCCGGCAGCACAGCGACCTCCGCAGCCAAGATCTTCCGCAAATGTGTGGATGTTTATGCAAAAGCTGATAATAAGATCTACGACGGAAATACCAATGCCGTTGTCAGCAAGAATGAACCTACACCTTATGATGGAGTAAACGATGGCTTCAAGGGATTCCTGGCTGGCGATAACGTTTCAGGTACCATTAATCCGGCCGGCACCTTTGCCAGCAAGAACATTGGTACGTGGAACGTAACTTACTCAGCCACCCTGAGCGGAACAGACGCTCCGAACTATGTGCTCAACTGTCCGGAAGGCGCCGGATATCCGGTGATACAGGCTACGATCAGCTGCAAATGGCTGACACTGCCCAACATCGTGATCGCCGACAAGCAATTTAACGGACAGGTTGAAGCAACTGTGTTATCCTATGGTGCATTGTCAGGACTCATTGCGGGTGAAACACTGGTTTACGTGACTCCGGCCGATCCGGCTGACGCGGAAGCCTACTTTGTGAATCCCTGGGTTGAAGATGACAAGGATGTTGAGATTGTAAACCTCGGACTATCCGGGGCACAATCGGGCAACTACTGCATCGGTGATCAAGGCGATGATGATGCCGACATTGTTGCGCCACCTTACGCGATGTTCGATCCGAGCTATCAGCTGAGCTGCGATCCGGAATGCGAACCCGACATTGTTGAAGTCCCCGTTGAAAGGACCTTTACCATTACGTTCAACCAGGATGTCTACAACTATATGGGTCAGCCCCTGCCAACCTCCGGCACCGGTCTGGGTAATTTCATCCGTCTTGAGAAGTACATCGTTGCGGGTGAACCTCCGTGCCACGAGTACATCTATCCTGATCCGGACAATTGGGCAACCGTTCCTTTCTGGTCCATCAGGGCAGGTCGGGTCATCACGGTCTACCCGGGTACACCGGAAAATGAAGTACGTGTTGATCTTCAGTGGAATAACTATTACAGGATCGTGTTTGGCGACATCTGGGCCCATAACAACATAACAGGTGATTTCCAGAGAGTAGAATACCGTCTTGATCAGGATGATTATGAGTTTGACGAAGAAGCCGCGTGTGCTTTCGAGCTTTCACGTCAGATCATCTTCAAGACCATTCCGCAGCTGATCTCACCAGTGGTTGAACCATCAGGGTGTGAAGATGTTGAAATTGCATACAATGCACCGATCAAGATCACCTTTGTGAATCCTGTGAAGTACACCAACGGGAATATGATCTCTGACCAGGTAGGTGAACCCACCCATAAGTTCGAGATTTGGGCAAGTCCGAAATACGGTCCGGAAGTATGGAAAAAGGTGATGTTCAAGGCCACTGCCTCTGAGTATGAAGAAGCTCTGCCTGGTTACCCGGGTACTTTTGGCCCGACGGTGATCACCCTTGTCCCGGAAGCCTTTGCAGGCAATGAAGAGTACTGGACGCATCCGTACAACCAGATGCTGCACTGCTATAATTATTATGTCCTGTTCCGCGACGGATTCATGGATAACGGAGCCGGCTTCATCGACATGACGGATGGAGGCAGAGTGGCAAGCGACGGACCAGGCGGTGGAGCAGACCTTGTCTGGTCGTGGTGCACCACCTGTAAGTTTGACATCACTGTTAGCTACTCGGCCAACAGCGGGCTGAAATTCCCGCCGAGCTGGGGTGCAGGCGATATCAACAATCTGTTCCTGAAAGAAGGTTCGGCAACACTGAAGAACCTGAACGTGGATGGCAGTGCGTATGGATCCTATGGAAAACAGCTGACCTACAAGGTCAATATGCTGCCTTATCCGCACGTGTATACGTTCAAGTCCAACATTGGTCAGGGGTACCATATCAATAACTGGACAAGAAACCTGACCACCTCGGTGTATTATAAATCCGGTTCAGGATGGAAATATCAGAACACCCTACCCGGTTTGGGATGGGAACTGTTCACCAACCAGAACCAGACACCTGCTGCACCGGCCTGGCCGACATCACATCCGTTCATTGACTGGACAGCCGATCCGGCAGTGCCGTTTGAAGGCTACAGGTTCAATGTGGATTATAACATCAACACCTACAACATCTATGCAAAAGCGGTCCCGTACCAGGACCCCAGCACCAGCGGTGTATCCTGGACAGGCAATACCAATTCATGGGTTGATTATGATACAAAGAACTATACCCACGGCAGTGCTGTTATGATCAAGGCAAAGGCAATGGATGGCTATTACAATACAAGCTGGTCGTATGCACCACCGTCCAGTGGTAAACAGCTGCCCGCTTCCGTACTGGCCACCATCGGACCAAACGATGTGACCAATTACACCTATGATCCTGAACTGCCAGCCAAACCGAACTTTGTAACTCCAAAAGAAGGTTTCATCACCTTTGATATGGTTGGCACGGATCCGGTACACGGCTACACCTATACAGTGGAAGCCAACTTTGCCAAGTTCTACCCGAGAATTGACGTTACGGTCGTTCCGGAAAGCCCTGACTGCAATTATGTAACCTATACGGCACAGTTCGTACAGGGACAGGATTGGGGCATCGTGTTTGCAGCACAGAATTATGCTGTCTTCAAATACGGGACACCTGTGACGCTCGAAACACACGAATGCGAATGCGGATGGATGTTCGATCATTTCGAGGTATGGGATGGAACCATGGTGGGCAGCGAGCGGCACTATGTGCTTTTCACGCCGACCGAATGGATGCCGGTCGAATCGAACCTCGACATCAAGGCCGTCTTCGTAAAGAAGCCGTACCACATCACCGCCGTTACAGATCCTAACACCAAGGGTTCAGTTTTGATCGAAGGTGAAAATTCCGATGGTGACTTTGTACAGCTGATTGATGCTGAAGCTACAGCAGGTGATTACTTCGACTTTGATACACCGCTGACACTGACCGTTTATCCTGAACCAGGATGGGAATGCGTTGGTTTCAACAACGATAATGTCTATCTGGTCGAGGAATACATTGACAGAAGTGTATGGAGCTACATAGTAGGTGACAACGACTGCGAACAGCCCTATGATCTGGTTGCAGAACTGGCATTGAGACAGTATGTGATCAAGGGATTGCCGTATTATAACAATACGCAGAATACGACCGGAGGTAAAGTGACCGGAGCGCCTGCTGGCACAGGATTGAACAAGTTCACAAACAATTCAACCGCTGGCACTGCAATCGGAACGTTCGAGCACTTCCAGCATCCGACGCCATTTACCCTTACAGCTACTGCGAATACCTATTATAAATTATCTCATTGGTATGATGTTGAAAATGGTGTCAGCCTCGGATCAGCCAATCCGCTGAGCCTGCCGATGGTCAATGCTGATCGCACGATCAGGGCAATCTTTGTCGTTGATCTGCCGACCTACGCGCTCACCGTGACGCATGATCCGGAAGTTGCTGGTGATGAATCCGTAACACAGAATGGTTATACAGCTTACGAACCCTATGCGTTCTACAAGCACAACCAGCTGAGCGGATTCCCGTCAGTCATTTCAGTGACAGCCATACCGGAGATCGGTTGGGAATTCGACTACTGGACATCTTCACTGTTCACGGGTAAGAATTATTCGAATCCGTATGTATTCAACATGCCGAACACTGCAGTGACGATGGTAGCCCATTACAAGAAGATCGATTACGAACTTGATCTTGTATGCCGCACATATCTGCGCCCTGTTGATCCGTGCAACTGCAACATCGTTGATTATGGCCTGCTGCTTGAGGATGTGACTCCTGGAAGCGATGGCATCTATAATTTCGGTGATGTTGTCACCCTGAAGGCAACCCCGATCCCCGGCTTCACGTTTGTGAACTGGATGGTCGGTACGCTGAGTGACCTGCCGGGTTGTGGCGAATTAGACAGAGACGGTGGGAACTGCATCCTGACCGGATGGCAGATCGACCCGGTACATGCACCGCGTCCATACCCGCAGACGATGACCTTTACGTACACCATTCCGGCACAGTGGGAAGAAACGGTTGTATTCTATGCTCTTGCAGTTGAAACCGCCTTCCCGCAGTATCCGATCTACTCCCTGACCACATCAGACAATCCTGATGGTTTTGGTAACACCTGGGGTGATGGAAACTATCCGGAAACCGTTGTTGCAATGGTCGATCAGGAGGAAACTACTCCGGGCTGGGGCTTCATGCACTGGGATGTGAATTATACCACTCAAGCTGAAGGTGTTAGCCCACTTGGCATCTACATGGATGAAAATAAGGTTGCCGTTGCTCATTATGAGCTGATCGAGTATGAACTTAACCTTGTTGCCATAGGTTGCGGTTCTGTCTATGCACAGGATTGGGACTATATGTACAATATCGAAGACGACCCGCTGCCAATCTCAGCAGAAGAAGATTGCTGCAACTATGAATTCGTGGGTTGGTTCTATGATTATAACTGCAATGTTCCTGTAACGGATGCTACCGGTACGCCTATCACGGCTCCGAATTTCGGCTGGATTCCTCAGCCTTATGACGTAACCATCTATGGCTTGTTCGAGGAAACCTACTTCGACGTTGAAATAACGATGGCGCGTGATGAGTGCGAAAGCGGACTGCTTCCCGCAGGATGTACTGCCGAAGTCATTTCCGGTTCCGGTCCTTATGCTCTGGATGAGGTTATCACTCTGCTGGCTACCCCGGGACCCGGATATGTATTCGATTACTGGGCAAATCCAATGTGCGAAGTTCTTGTTGAAGATGAGCAGTTCAATCATACGATCCTGTGCGAATGGAATGACTTCGTAGCAGTATTCGATGCCATACCTTATAATGTTACACTGACAGCGAATCCTACTGCCGGTGGTACGGTTGCAGGTGGCGGAATCTATTACATTGGCGACAATGTAACCGTAACTGCTACCCCAACGGTAGGCTGGGTATTCAATGGATGGTATCAGGGAACGACGCTTGTCTCCCCAAATCTGGCGTATAGCTTTGTCATGCCAGCTGCTAACGTAGCGCTTGAGGCGAAGTTTACGATCACTACGGTTACTTTGACTGTGACCATTGATGGACCGTCTTCATGCTCGGTGGTGGTAAAGAATGGTGCGACCGTTCTGACTCCTCCGTACACCGTTAATTACGGAACCGTGTTGACACTCGATCCGGAACCAAACGGACTGTTCCTGAACTGGACCGGTGACCTGACAGGTACGGCAAATCCTGCAAGCCTGACGATGAATGGCAACAAGACCGTTGTCGCTCACTTTGCAGCCTGCGATCCTGTCACCAACCTGGCTTCGACTACGACTGCCAAGACGGCTGAGGTGACCTGGACGACACCTGCCGGACAGACTGCCGAACTTCGCTACAAGAAAGCGGTAGGTGGAACCTGGACGGCATGGGCGGTTGCTGCTTCACCAAAGACGATCACAGGACTCACTCCGGGTACATTGTATAACGTTGAAGTTCGTACTGTTTGTGGTACAGGCATCTATGCTGAAGTAGTTGCAGGTACCTTCACCACCAAACTCCTGGGTGATGTGAACTGCGACGGCTTCCTCACCGTACTTGACGTTCAGATCCTGACCAACTACATCATGGGCAGTCAGGCCTGGACACAGTGTATCGGTGATGGTGGCGATATCAACGGCGACGGACAGATCAACGTACTCGATATTGTTGCCTTGATCAACATCATACTCGGACAGACAGGAAAGGCATCTGTGATGTCGATCCCGGCTGATATCTATCTGGCTTCCGACGGCATCATGTTCAACAGCGACGGAACCGTTTCCGGTCTGCAGTTCGAACTTGAAGGACCGCAGGTCAGCAATCTTAAGCTCACACTGGCCCTTGCAGGCTATGAACTTACTTACTCCGTGGAAGGCAATACCCTTACCGGTATGATCTATAACCTTGACAATGAACCCATACCGGCCGGCATGATCAATCTGATCAGCATGGCAGCGGAAGGAACCATTGAATGGGGTAATGTGATCGGTGCCAACTACGGCGAAAACGAAGTTCAGGTGACCAAGCACGGTGCTCTCAGCGATGCATTCAGCCTGATGGCGTACCCGAACCCCACCAGGGGCGAGATCAACGCACTGTTCAATGTACCGGCCAATGCAAAGGTGAACATTCGTCTGCTCGACTTCTCCGGAAGAGTGATCAGTGAACTTACTGATGCCATCTATGACTACGGTGAGCACCTGATCAACTGGACCGATGCCCAGACCCTGACCACAGGGCTGTACATTCTACAAATGAATGCTATAACAGAAGACGCTTCTCACCAGGTTTACAGGCAGGAAGTGAAAGTAGTAATCATTAAGTAG
- the rfbD gene encoding dTDP-4-dehydrorhamnose reductase, with amino-acid sequence MYNILITGANGQLGSEFRKIAPARSDVRFTFTDVGELDITCPKAVDDFTSAGRYDCIINCAGYTAVDKAETEREAASRVNVSAVRNLAMSASEQDSLLVHLSTDYVFDGHHHRPYLETDRENPLSWYGQTKLEGERQVLMHANKALIIRTSWLYSQFGNNFLKTMVRLGREKKELRVVCDQVGTPTWTADLARAILKIIPLFRWNAKRIYHYSDEGVCSWYDFAAEIMETAGLSCRIIPVTTSEFPTAALRPFYSVLDKGKIKRDFEIEIPHWKTSLKECIREGEGSGVVIHSHS; translated from the coding sequence ATGTACAACATCCTCATCACCGGTGCCAACGGACAGCTCGGGAGCGAATTCCGGAAAATCGCCCCTGCCCGGTCCGATGTTCGGTTCACCTTCACCGATGTCGGCGAGTTGGATATCACTTGCCCAAAAGCCGTAGACGACTTTACTTCGGCCGGAAGGTATGATTGCATCATCAACTGCGCCGGTTACACCGCGGTGGATAAGGCAGAAACGGAACGCGAAGCCGCCAGCCGGGTGAATGTTTCAGCAGTCAGGAACCTGGCCATGTCAGCCAGTGAACAGGACTCCCTGCTCGTTCACCTGTCGACCGACTACGTTTTTGACGGTCATCACCACAGGCCCTACCTGGAGACGGACAGGGAAAATCCCCTTTCGTGGTACGGACAAACCAAGCTCGAGGGGGAACGCCAGGTGTTGATGCATGCGAATAAAGCATTGATCATCCGTACTTCCTGGCTCTACTCCCAGTTTGGGAACAACTTCCTGAAGACCATGGTCAGACTCGGCCGGGAAAAAAAAGAGCTCAGGGTGGTTTGCGACCAGGTTGGAACACCTACCTGGACGGCCGACCTGGCCCGCGCCATCCTGAAAATCATTCCCCTCTTCAGATGGAACGCAAAGAGGATCTATCATTATTCCGATGAGGGAGTTTGTTCCTGGTACGATTTTGCAGCGGAAATCATGGAAACAGCCGGACTCTCCTGCCGGATCATCCCGGTCACGACCTCAGAATTCCCGACTGCAGCCCTTCGCCCCTTTTACAGTGTGCTGGATAAGGGAAAAATCAAGCGGGACTTCGAAATTGAGATCCCACACTGGAAAACGAGTTTGAAGGAGTGTATCCGGGAGGGGGAAGGCAGTGGAGTAGTCATTCATAGTCATTCATAG